A region from the Vicia villosa cultivar HV-30 ecotype Madison, WI linkage group LG3, Vvil1.0, whole genome shotgun sequence genome encodes:
- the LOC131661705 gene encoding protein FAR1-RELATED SEQUENCE 5-like yields the protein MRLMYDKNLQMIGASVVVNNCLIGFGTKLVNLDFGIVILRSDNGNSRRKAFVVLNCKRGGSYAQSNRVLKHEDTGSKKCRCPFKLRATRMVDDLWRLSVICGVHNHALDVKLHGHPIVCRLSREEKNVISDLSIVKVAPRNILSDLKRKKPDRVSNIKQVYNERHNLKVLKMSPRSEMQQLLKLLGNNQYVSSFRTSEDKVTVRDIFWTHPESIKLFNTFPAVLLMDSTYKTNKYMLPLLKIVGVTSTDKTYSVGFAFLECEKEENFTWALGICKSLLVDQKVMPNVIVTDRDNALMNVVDTVFPTSTALLCRYHITCNVRSKLKPAVETKYRPDENGKVIKVGVVVDRIMAAWREILDAYSEEVYTEKLVHFRSLCGSIKTFCHYVESTILDKVREKVVCVWTNRVRHLGCTTTNRVESAHAVFKR from the coding sequence atgcggttgatgtacgacaagaatttacaaatgatcggagcttcggtagtcgtgaacaattgcttgattgggttcggaacgaaactagtaaacttggattttggaattgttattttaaggtccgacaatggaaatagtaggcggaaagctttcgttgttttgaattgcaaacggggtgggagttatgcacaatcaaaccgggtgctaaaacacgaagacacgggatcgaaaAAGTGcaggtgtccgtttaagttgcgtgctactcggatggttgatgatttgtggcgtttaagcgtcatttgtggagttcataatcatgccttggatgtcaagttacacgggcatccaattgtgtgtcgtttgtcccgcgaagagaagaatgtgatttcggatttatcgatagttaaagtggcgcctcgcaacatactttcCGATTTGAAACGGAAAAAACCGGATagagtttcaaatatcaagcaagtttacaatgaacgacacaatctcaaagtcTTGAAAATgagccctcggtcggaaatgcaacaacttttgaaactattaggcaaTAACcaatatgtgtcaagcttccgaacgtccgaggacaaagttacggtgcgtgacattttttggactcatcccgaaagtatcaaattgttcaacacatttccagcCGTTCTTCTGATGGATTCGACgtataagaccaacaagtatatgCTTCCTCTTCTAAAgattgtcggtgtgacctcgacggacaagacttattcggtcgggtttgcttttttggagtgtgaaaaagaagaaaactttacatgggctttgggaatatgcaagtctttgttagttgatcaaaaggttatgccaaacgtcattgtcaccgaccgggacaatgctttgatgaatgtggtcgataccgtcttcccgacatctaccgcgttactttgtcggtatcacataacttgcaacgtgagaagtaagttgaaacccgcggttgagACAAAatataggccggatgaaaacggtaaagttatcaaagtcggtgttgtggttgataggataatggcggcatggagggaaattttagatgcatactccgaagaggtgtataccgagaaattggtacactttaggtctttgtgtggttccattaagactttttgtcattacgtcgaatccaccattcttgacaaagtcagggaaaaagtcgtgtgcgtttggacaaatcgagttagacatcttggttgcaccacgactaaccgagttgaatccgcacatgcggtcttcaagaggtag